The Actinomycetota bacterium genome contains a region encoding:
- a CDS encoding DNA methyltransferase yields MTDDSTHSWWTTARSSGLGDPDATWPPALVDLTAEPQWHVNSDGTRSNDDGILARLEAEFGQVRSRERVRGLAEVFTHHREVDAILDSMPAAFAALDIKFLEPACGSGNFLVEILRRKLRLVAKTDCVSQEHYEHRLLRAIASVYGVDISPVNVTEARARMAQVLLGHFQADANTVEPTDAFLNAAAVILGENIVCGDTMNDADRIELCDWRPASGARFQRVWSFALVPLAERDLFWAERIQDTEPVHYAELRARAKPAQSSKRRTARAAR; encoded by the coding sequence GTGACCGACGACTCGACTCACAGCTGGTGGACCACAGCGCGGTCGTCCGGTCTCGGCGACCCCGACGCCACCTGGCCACCCGCCCTGGTCGACCTGACAGCTGAGCCTCAGTGGCACGTCAACTCCGACGGCACCAGGTCCAACGACGATGGCATCCTCGCCCGGCTCGAGGCCGAGTTCGGCCAAGTGCGCTCCCGCGAGCGGGTCCGAGGCCTCGCTGAGGTGTTCACCCACCATCGCGAGGTGGACGCCATCCTCGACTCGATGCCCGCCGCCTTCGCTGCGTTGGACATCAAGTTCCTCGAGCCAGCGTGCGGGTCGGGAAACTTCCTCGTCGAGATCCTGAGGCGCAAGCTACGCCTCGTCGCCAAGACCGACTGCGTCTCCCAGGAGCACTACGAACACCGTCTGCTCCGGGCGATCGCCTCCGTCTACGGAGTCGACATCTCGCCGGTCAACGTGACCGAAGCACGGGCTCGGATGGCACAAGTGCTGCTCGGTCACTTCCAAGCGGATGCGAACACGGTGGAGCCGACCGACGCGTTCCTCAACGCCGCTGCGGTGATCCTCGGTGAGAACATCGTGTGTGGCGACACCATGAACGATGCGGACCGCATCGAGCTGTGCGACTGGCGGCCGGCGAGCGGGGCCCGCTTCCAGCGGGTCTGGAGCTTCGCCCTCGTACCGCTCGCCGAGCGGGACTTGTTCTGGGCCGAGCGAATCCAGGACACAGAGCCGGTGCACTACGCCGAGTTGCGGGCCCGCGCGAAGCCTGCGCAGAGTTCCAAGCGGCGCACGGCGAGGGCAGCACGGTGA
- a CDS encoding Eco57I restriction-modification methylase domain-containing protein, whose amino-acid sequence MIAATDIGRGEGRQRHIPDILDVIAALSSDAIPTPPVLARALLDLLPERVWSNPNYRWLDPATKSGSILREAARRLMVGLADWEPDIQARAEHILRNMLFGCAITQVHGEMTRRSVYVSRDATSDHAVLPFDTPQGNLPFVAAEHDYPTNNKGRATGPCKVCGAPPRLERGDTRENYAYAFIHGAYPTEEQKDMQFNVIVGNPPYQLGTEGFGSTASAIYHRFVEHAISLEPKYVAMIIPSRWFTGGKGVDAFRSRMIADRRLSAIVDNPKLFDCFPGVEIKGGINYFLWDRDYDGDCEFSTRIDGQIVSTMKRDLRHGEGVVIRDNGAMSIIEKVRAKTSRSVAEVCSVRKPFGLNIFSNYPGSVPEPFEGAIPLIYASHVGYSRPDQIERNHQWIERWKVLLPMAGDGHGREVSYVLGEPIALAPGSACTQTYLIAGMFDTKTETKNYAHYLATKFVRFLVLQRKSTQHVTPDRFKFVPVLDMKRRWTDADLYEHFGLTKDEAAYIESTIHPRDVILSLDSAIPASHLPGGSKYRAAAERAETEAPEADVDDLDAGDDG is encoded by the coding sequence GTGATCGCCGCAACGGACATCGGGCGGGGCGAGGGCCGTCAGCGGCACATCCCCGACATCCTCGACGTGATCGCTGCGCTGTCCTCCGATGCCATCCCGACGCCGCCGGTGCTGGCTCGGGCGCTGCTCGACTTGCTTCCTGAGAGGGTGTGGTCGAACCCGAACTACCGCTGGCTCGACCCGGCGACCAAGTCCGGGTCCATCCTGCGCGAGGCCGCCCGCCGTCTCATGGTTGGCCTCGCCGACTGGGAGCCGGACATTCAAGCCCGAGCTGAGCACATCCTGCGCAACATGCTGTTCGGCTGCGCCATCACTCAAGTGCACGGCGAAATGACCCGGCGATCGGTGTACGTGTCGAGGGACGCCACCAGCGATCACGCCGTCCTCCCGTTCGACACCCCCCAAGGGAACCTCCCCTTCGTCGCCGCCGAGCACGACTACCCGACCAACAACAAGGGACGTGCCACCGGTCCCTGCAAGGTCTGCGGCGCTCCACCCCGCCTCGAGCGCGGCGACACCCGAGAGAACTACGCCTACGCCTTCATCCACGGGGCGTACCCGACCGAGGAGCAGAAGGACATGCAGTTCAATGTCATCGTCGGCAACCCGCCGTACCAGTTGGGAACCGAAGGGTTCGGTTCGACGGCGTCGGCCATCTACCACCGGTTCGTCGAGCACGCCATCTCACTCGAGCCCAAGTACGTCGCCATGATCATCCCGTCTCGGTGGTTCACCGGCGGCAAGGGAGTCGACGCGTTCCGCTCCCGCATGATCGCCGACCGGCGGCTCAGTGCGATCGTCGACAACCCCAAGCTCTTCGACTGCTTCCCCGGCGTCGAGATCAAGGGCGGCATCAACTACTTCCTATGGGACCGCGATTACGACGGGGACTGCGAGTTCTCTACTCGCATCGACGGGCAGATCGTCTCCACGATGAAGCGCGACCTCCGCCACGGCGAAGGCGTGGTCATCCGCGACAACGGCGCCATGAGCATCATTGAGAAGGTGCGGGCGAAGACGTCCCGTTCCGTCGCTGAGGTGTGCAGCGTCCGGAAGCCGTTCGGCCTGAACATCTTCTCGAACTACCCGGGCAGCGTGCCGGAGCCGTTCGAGGGTGCCATCCCGCTCATCTACGCGAGCCACGTCGGCTACAGCCGTCCCGACCAGATCGAGCGCAACCACCAGTGGATCGAACGGTGGAAGGTGCTCCTCCCGATGGCTGGCGACGGGCACGGCCGTGAGGTGTCATACGTCCTCGGCGAGCCCATCGCCCTTGCGCCCGGATCAGCCTGCACCCAGACCTATCTCATCGCCGGGATGTTCGACACCAAGACCGAGACGAAGAACTACGCGCACTACCTGGCGACGAAGTTCGTGCGCTTCCTCGTGCTCCAGCGGAAGTCCACCCAGCACGTGACGCCCGATCGGTTCAAGTTCGTTCCGGTCCTCGACATGAAGCGCCGCTGGACCGACGCCGACCTCTACGAGCACTTCGGCCTCACCAAAGACGAGGCCGCCTACATCGAGTCGACCATCCACCCCAGAGACGTGATCCTGTCGCTCGACTCGGCCATCCCGGCTTCGCACCTGCCCGGCGGATCGAAGTATCGGGCCGCGGCCGAGCGTGCTGAGACCGAGGCGCCCGAGGCCGACGTCGACGACCTGGACGCAGGGGACGACGGGTGA